A region of Crenobacter cavernae DNA encodes the following proteins:
- a CDS encoding phosphopantetheine-binding protein, which produces MSELELEVAGLIVEALNLETAAAQIDPAAPLYGEGLGLDSIDILEIALVVSKRYGFQLRSDSEDNVRIFASLANLSAHIAAHRTC; this is translated from the coding sequence ATGTCTGAACTTGAACTGGAAGTGGCCGGCCTGATCGTCGAGGCCCTGAATCTGGAAACGGCCGCGGCACAAATCGACCCGGCCGCGCCACTCTACGGCGAGGGCCTGGGGCTCGACTCGATCGACATTCTCGAAATCGCGCTGGTGGTGTCCAAGCGCTACGGCTTCCAGCTGCGCTCGGACAGCGAAGACAATGTGCGCATCTTCGCGTCGCTGGCCAACCTGTCCGCGCATATCGCCGCCCACCGCACCTGCTGA
- a CDS encoding beta-ketoacyl-[acyl-carrier-protein] synthase family protein, with protein MQALHLSCFTAVSCLGTGLEPTLAALAANRSGLARCAFETAELATHIGAVAGVDDYRLPAELAAYDCRNNRLAVLALEEDGFAEAVRAAAQRYGAARVGVFLGTSTAGILETEQAYRRLDEAGAFVAPPVYEGSHTPYALADVVARHLGLSGPAFVVSTACSSGAKVFASAARLIGAGLIDAAVVGGVDSLCLTTLYGFNSLELVSAEPCRPYDSERKGISIGEAAAFALLERPAGTLPPEAVLLAGVGESSDAYHMSSPHPEGRGAYAAMRAALESAGLCAGDVDYLNLHGTATPSNDAAEGQAVMRLFGRDVPASSTKGATGHTLGAAGALELVIAALTLQHGLIPGSPGSHELDPALDLDYVFTPRRQALGVVMSNSFGFGGSNASVVLRRADAKGHA; from the coding sequence ATGCAAGCCTTGCATCTCTCCTGTTTTACCGCAGTGAGCTGTCTGGGGACGGGCCTCGAGCCCACCCTGGCCGCGCTCGCCGCCAATCGCAGCGGCCTCGCGCGCTGCGCGTTCGAAACCGCCGAGCTCGCCACCCATATCGGGGCCGTGGCGGGCGTGGACGACTACCGCCTGCCGGCCGAACTCGCCGCCTACGACTGCCGCAACAACCGCCTGGCGGTGCTGGCGCTCGAAGAGGACGGCTTTGCCGAAGCGGTACGCGCCGCGGCACAACGCTACGGCGCCGCGCGCGTCGGCGTGTTCCTCGGCACCAGTACCGCCGGCATCCTCGAGACCGAGCAGGCCTACCGCCGGCTCGACGAGGCCGGCGCCTTCGTGGCGCCGCCGGTCTACGAAGGCAGTCACACGCCCTACGCCTTGGCCGACGTGGTCGCGCGTCATCTGGGCCTGTCCGGCCCGGCCTTCGTCGTGTCGACCGCCTGTTCGTCGGGCGCCAAGGTGTTCGCGAGCGCGGCGCGACTGATCGGGGCCGGCCTGATCGACGCGGCGGTGGTCGGCGGGGTGGACAGCCTGTGCCTGACGACGCTGTACGGCTTCAATTCGCTCGAACTGGTGTCGGCCGAGCCGTGCCGCCCTTACGACTCGGAACGCAAGGGCATCTCGATCGGCGAGGCGGCGGCCTTCGCGCTGCTGGAACGCCCGGCGGGCACGCTGCCGCCCGAGGCGGTGCTCTTGGCCGGCGTCGGCGAATCGAGCGACGCCTACCACATGTCTTCGCCGCACCCCGAGGGGCGCGGCGCCTACGCCGCGATGCGTGCGGCGCTCGAGAGCGCCGGCCTCTGCGCGGGCGACGTCGATTACCTCAACCTGCACGGCACCGCGACGCCGAGCAACGACGCCGCCGAGGGTCAGGCGGTGATGCGCCTCTTCGGCCGCGACGTGCCGGCCAGCTCGACCAAGGGCGCGACCGGCCACACGCTCGGCGCGGCAGGCGCCTTGGAGCTCGTGATCGCCGCGCTGACGCTGCAGCACGGGCTGATCCCGGGCAGCCCAGGCAGCCACGAACTCGATCCGGCGCTCGATCTCGACTATGTGTTCACCCCGCGCCGGCAGGCGCTAGGGGTGGTGATGAGCAATTCCTTCGGCTTCGGCGGCAGCAACGCCAGCGTGGTACTGCGCCGTGCCGATGCAAAGGGGCACGCATGA
- a CDS encoding polysaccharide deacetylase family protein yields the protein MNKTWRPTPLIAASLALHAGAAGALLWQPGAWPWWLGSLVADHALLTAAGLWPRSRLLGPNWTRLPEAAAARSEVAVTIDDGPDPEATPRVLDLLDQAGARATFFCIGQQARRYPALCREIVARGHAVENHSQHHHHSFSLRGPRALAREVDAAQQTLAEITGVKPRFFRAPAGLRNPFLEPVLHRRDLTLASWTRRAFDTRQRDPARVLAILSRDLAGGDILLLHDAHAARTLSGQPVILDVLPGLLDAIRRQGLNTVTLAEALDGAANRIQS from the coding sequence ATGAACAAGACCTGGCGACCGACGCCGCTGATCGCCGCCTCGCTGGCTTTGCACGCCGGCGCGGCGGGCGCCTTGCTGTGGCAACCCGGCGCCTGGCCGTGGTGGCTGGGCTCGCTAGTGGCCGACCACGCGCTCTTGACCGCGGCCGGCTTGTGGCCGAGGAGCCGCCTGCTAGGCCCGAACTGGACGCGCCTGCCCGAGGCCGCCGCCGCACGCTCCGAGGTGGCGGTCACCATCGACGACGGCCCCGACCCCGAGGCCACCCCGCGCGTGCTCGACCTGCTCGACCAAGCCGGCGCGCGCGCGACCTTCTTCTGCATCGGCCAACAGGCGCGGCGCTACCCGGCGCTGTGCCGCGAGATCGTCGCGCGCGGCCACGCGGTGGAAAACCACAGCCAGCATCATCACCACAGCTTCTCGCTGCGCGGCCCGCGGGCGCTCGCGCGCGAGGTGGACGCCGCCCAGCAGACGTTGGCCGAGATCACCGGGGTGAAGCCGCGCTTTTTCCGCGCGCCGGCCGGCCTGCGCAACCCCTTTCTCGAACCGGTGCTGCACCGCCGCGATCTCACGTTGGCGAGCTGGACGCGGCGCGCCTTCGACACCCGTCAGCGCGACCCGGCGCGCGTGCTGGCCATCCTGAGCCGCGACCTGGCCGGCGGCGACATCCTGCTGCTGCACGATGCCCATGCGGCGCGCACCCTGTCGGGGCAGCCGGTGATTCTCGACGTGCTGCCCGGCCTGCTCGACGCGATTCGCCGCCAGGGCCTCAACACCGTGACGCTGGCCGAAGCGCTGGACGGCGCCGCTAACCGTATTCAATCTTGA
- the lptM gene encoding LPS translocon maturation chaperone LptM encodes MRTVLALALSSLLLAGCGYKGPLYLPDAKPAKSPSQQAPAAKVQASEAK; translated from the coding sequence ATGCGTACCGTGCTCGCCCTCGCGCTCTCGTCGCTGCTCCTTGCCGGCTGCGGCTACAAGGGCCCGCTCTATCTGCCCGACGCGAAACCGGCCAAGTCCCCATCCCAGCAGGCACCCGCAGCTAAGGTGCAGGCCTCGGAAGCTAAATAA
- a CDS encoding MMPL family transporter — protein sequence MKSQRTLIIGLWLLALVVGALLLARARFSADMSAFLPAAPSAEQQILVDQLKDGTVSRLMLVGIEGSSGEARAALSQGLASRLRARAEFAAVSNGEAGSFERERALLFGSRYLLSPAVTPARFSEAGLNAAIGDSIAALALPSGAWLKTLLPADPSGETLQLFEVLASQESASLNEGVWASRDGKRALLMVYTRAAGSDTDAQEAAIGLLRDDFGATRASLAGRYPALAESRLLLSGPGVFGVEARERIRDEAMRFSLLGTLIIVGLLWAVYRSARALLLGLVPVASGALAGVVAVSLGFGVVHGITLGFGITLIGEAVDYSIYLFIQSGSAGAAGDGEWRRRFWPTVRLGVMTSVCGFAALLFSGFPGLAQLGLYSIAGLVVAAGVTRFVLPLLLPSGFAVRDLSTLGERLESVVLRPLRRLRLLVPLLALSALAILLWNHENLWNRDLAALSPVPAQQQALDAALRADLGAPDVRYLAVLGGPDREAVLRQAERLTPRLDGLVAQGLLAGYESPSRYLPSRATQEARRASLPDAATLRARLQAALVGLPIQPARLEPFVAAVDAARRAPLLTPASYKGTSLALLLDGLLIDRPGQSLALLPLRAPQSGIDAAALDKALAGQPVRLVDLKTASNRLYAAYLDEALELVAWGMLAIVLLLALVLRSPARLLRVLLPLLAAGLVVVAGHVLAGVALSLLHLVGLLLLVAIGSNYALFFVGSERTPSLLLSLLVANATALAGFGLLAFSSVPVLAALGGTAGPGALLALLFSVMLDRHEPA from the coding sequence GTGAAATCGCAGCGCACGCTGATCATCGGGCTGTGGCTGCTCGCGCTGGTGGTCGGCGCGCTGCTGCTGGCGCGCGCCCGTTTCAGCGCCGACATGTCGGCCTTCCTGCCGGCGGCACCGAGCGCCGAACAGCAGATCCTGGTCGACCAGCTCAAGGACGGCACGGTGTCGCGGCTGATGCTGGTCGGCATCGAGGGGAGCAGCGGCGAGGCGCGCGCAGCGCTGTCGCAAGGTCTGGCCTCAAGGCTGCGCGCCCGTGCCGAATTTGCCGCGGTCAGCAACGGCGAGGCCGGCAGCTTCGAGCGCGAGCGGGCCTTGCTGTTCGGCTCGCGCTATCTGCTGAGCCCCGCGGTGACACCGGCGCGCTTTTCCGAAGCCGGGCTCAACGCCGCGATCGGCGACAGTATCGCCGCGCTGGCGCTGCCTTCCGGCGCTTGGCTGAAGACGCTGCTGCCGGCCGACCCGAGCGGCGAAACGCTGCAACTGTTCGAGGTGCTGGCCAGCCAGGAGAGCGCATCGCTCAACGAAGGCGTGTGGGCGTCGCGCGACGGAAAGCGCGCGCTCTTGATGGTCTACACCCGCGCCGCCGGATCGGACACCGACGCGCAGGAGGCGGCGATCGGACTGTTGCGGGACGATTTCGGCGCAACCCGCGCGTCGCTCGCCGGGCGCTATCCGGCGTTGGCCGAGAGCCGCCTGCTGCTGTCCGGCCCCGGCGTGTTCGGCGTGGAGGCGCGCGAGCGCATCCGCGACGAGGCGATGCGCTTTTCGCTGCTCGGCACGCTGATCATCGTCGGCCTGTTGTGGGCGGTTTACCGCTCGGCGCGCGCGCTGCTCTTGGGCCTCGTGCCGGTGGCGAGCGGCGCGCTGGCCGGCGTGGTCGCGGTGAGTCTGGGCTTCGGCGTGGTGCACGGCATCACGCTGGGCTTCGGCATCACGCTGATCGGCGAGGCGGTCGACTATTCGATCTATCTGTTCATCCAGTCCGGCTCGGCCGGCGCGGCGGGAGACGGCGAGTGGCGGCGACGTTTCTGGCCGACCGTCCGGCTCGGCGTGATGACCTCGGTGTGCGGTTTCGCCGCGCTGCTGTTTTCCGGCTTTCCCGGCCTGGCCCAACTCGGCCTGTATTCGATCGCCGGCCTCGTGGTGGCCGCGGGGGTGACCCGTTTCGTGCTGCCGCTGTTGTTGCCGAGCGGCTTTGCCGTGCGCGACCTGAGCACGCTCGGCGAGCGTCTGGAAAGCGTGGTGCTGCGTCCCTTGCGCCGCTTGCGCCTCTTGGTGCCGCTACTCGCGCTATCGGCGTTGGCGATTCTGCTTTGGAATCACGAGAACCTCTGGAACCGCGATCTGGCCGCGCTCAGCCCGGTGCCGGCTCAGCAGCAGGCGCTCGACGCCGCCTTGCGCGCCGACCTTGGCGCTCCGGATGTGCGCTACCTGGCCGTGCTCGGCGGGCCGGATCGAGAAGCGGTGCTGCGCCAGGCCGAACGATTGACGCCCCGGCTGGACGGCCTGGTGGCGCAGGGGCTGCTGGCCGGTTACGAGAGCCCGAGCCGCTACCTGCCTAGCCGCGCCACCCAAGAGGCCCGCCGCGCCAGCCTGCCCGATGCCGCCACCCTGCGCGCCCGCCTGCAGGCGGCGCTGGTCGGCCTGCCGATCCAGCCGGCGCGTCTCGAGCCCTTTGTCGCGGCGGTGGACGCCGCGCGCCGCGCCCCCTTGCTCACGCCGGCGAGTTACAAGGGCACGTCGCTGGCCCTGCTGCTCGACGGCCTGCTGATCGACCGTCCCGGCCAGAGCCTGGCGCTGCTGCCGCTGCGCGCGCCTCAGAGCGGCATCGACGCCGCCGCGCTCGACAAGGCGCTGGCCGGCCAGCCGGTGCGTCTGGTGGACCTGAAAACCGCGTCCAACCGGCTGTACGCTGCCTATCTGGACGAGGCGCTCGAGCTGGTGGCCTGGGGCATGCTGGCCATCGTGCTGCTGCTGGCGCTGGTGCTGCGTTCGCCGGCGCGGCTGCTGCGCGTGCTGCTGCCGCTCTTGGCGGCGGGGCTGGTGGTCGTCGCCGGCCATGTGCTGGCGGGCGTGGCGCTCAGCCTCTTGCATCTGGTCGGCCTCTTGCTGCTGGTGGCGATCGGCTCGAACTACGCGCTGTTCTTTGTCGGCAGCGAGCGTACGCCGAGCCTGCTGCTCTCGCTGCTGGTGGCCAACGCCACCGCGCTGGCCGGTTTCGGCCTGCTGGCCTTCTCCAGCGTGCCGGTGCTCGCCGCGCTGGGCGGGACGGCCGGGCCGGGCGCGCTCCTGGCCTTGTTGTTCTCCGTGATGCTGGATCGCCATGAGCCCGCCTGA
- a CDS encoding 3-hydroxylacyl-ACP dehydratase: MTDSLTLTLAIPADHPAFPGHFPARPILPGAALLDLVVLALEEALALEPGALQLVSGKFLAPIGPGSVLQLYATPGRAGGWRCTLSDAAGQTVAQCEVRFGVSA; the protein is encoded by the coding sequence ATGACTGACAGCCTGACGCTGACGCTTGCCATTCCGGCCGATCATCCGGCCTTTCCCGGCCATTTCCCGGCGCGGCCTATCCTGCCCGGCGCCGCGCTGCTCGACCTTGTCGTGCTGGCGCTCGAAGAAGCGCTGGCACTGGAACCCGGCGCGCTGCAACTGGTCTCCGGTAAATTCCTCGCGCCAATCGGGCCGGGCAGCGTACTGCAACTCTACGCCACGCCTGGGCGGGCGGGCGGCTGGCGCTGCACGCTGAGTGACGCGGCCGGGCAGACCGTCGCGCAGTGCGAAGTGCGCTTCGGGGTGTCGGCGTGA
- the cyaY gene encoding iron donor protein CyaY, with amino-acid sequence MNESEFLDLTDALLERIENAIDDAGLDADFVRNGGVLEIAFDSGAKIVVNRHAPNQEMWIAAKSGGFHYALKGGEWTSARDGSEFYATLSRVVSEAAGEPFALQA; translated from the coding sequence ATGAACGAAAGCGAATTCCTCGACCTGACCGACGCGCTGCTCGAGCGCATCGAAAACGCCATCGACGACGCCGGCCTAGACGCCGACTTCGTCCGCAACGGCGGCGTGCTGGAGATCGCCTTCGATTCCGGCGCCAAGATCGTCGTCAACCGCCACGCGCCGAACCAGGAAATGTGGATCGCCGCCAAGAGCGGCGGCTTCCACTACGCGCTCAAGGGCGGCGAGTGGACCAGTGCGCGCGACGGCAGCGAGTTTTACGCGACGCTGTCGCGCGTCGTCAGCGAAGCGGCCGGCGAGCCGTTCGCGCTTCAAGCCTGA
- a CDS encoding AMP-binding protein produces the protein METAILYPLIAHDDAARPLARFAGRERSAGRFLADVAELAERLPERDALLNACQNRYLFAVVLYACALRGKLCLLPASHSPETIHQLAADYPALGCLSDRPDGGIALPTLLIDESLLAAPGARHWPPPSLPAGQRIARVFTSGSTGRPQGHDKYWGALVETTRAGMESLGLASGFALLGTVPAQHMYGLESTLLLPLLGGGLLSDERPFYPADVQAALAGLPAPRVLVSTPFHLRTLLESGLAVPELTLLTSATAPLSGELAGQLEGHFGAPLLEIYGCTETGQLATRRSALTEEWECMPGVELRPDGAERAVAHGGHVWQAQPLNDRVELYGARRFRLLGRTADLVNVAGKRSSLAYLTQQLLAIPGVADGVFFLPEEESAGAVVRLAALVVAPKLTRTTLLAALRQRIDAAFLPRPLKFAAALPRNTTGKLPLTALRAALHEPATDD, from the coding sequence ATGGAAACAGCTATCCTCTACCCGCTGATCGCGCACGACGACGCGGCCCGGCCGCTGGCGCGCTTTGCCGGCCGGGAGCGCAGCGCCGGCCGCTTCCTCGCCGATGTGGCCGAGTTGGCCGAGCGACTGCCCGAGCGTGACGCGCTGCTCAACGCCTGCCAGAACCGCTACCTGTTCGCGGTGGTGCTCTACGCCTGCGCGCTGCGCGGCAAGCTCTGCCTGCTGCCGGCCTCGCACAGCCCGGAAACCATTCACCAGCTCGCCGCGGATTACCCGGCGCTCGGCTGCCTGAGCGACCGGCCGGACGGCGGCATCGCGCTACCCACGCTGCTGATCGACGAGAGCCTCTTGGCCGCTCCGGGCGCCCGCCACTGGCCGCCGCCGAGCCTGCCGGCCGGGCAGCGGATCGCCCGGGTCTTCACCTCGGGCTCCACCGGGCGTCCCCAGGGGCACGACAAGTATTGGGGCGCGCTGGTGGAAACCACCCGCGCCGGCATGGAGAGCCTCGGGCTGGCGTCCGGTTTCGCGCTGCTCGGCACGGTGCCGGCCCAGCATATGTACGGGCTGGAATCGACGCTGCTGCTGCCGCTGCTGGGCGGCGGTCTGCTCAGCGACGAGCGCCCCTTCTATCCGGCCGACGTCCAGGCCGCGCTGGCCGGCCTGCCGGCGCCGCGCGTGCTGGTCTCCACGCCCTTTCACCTGCGCACGCTGCTAGAGAGCGGTCTGGCGGTGCCGGAGCTGACGCTGCTCACCAGCGCGACCGCGCCGCTGTCGGGAGAACTCGCCGGCCAGTTGGAGGGCCATTTCGGGGCGCCGCTGCTGGAAATCTACGGCTGCACCGAAACCGGCCAGCTGGCCACCCGGCGCAGTGCTTTGACCGAAGAGTGGGAGTGCATGCCGGGGGTCGAGCTGCGGCCGGACGGAGCCGAGCGCGCCGTCGCCCATGGCGGCCATGTGTGGCAGGCCCAGCCGCTCAACGACCGGGTGGAACTGTACGGTGCGCGGCGCTTCCGCCTGCTCGGACGCACCGCCGACCTGGTCAACGTCGCCGGCAAGCGCAGCTCGCTCGCCTATCTCACCCAGCAACTGTTGGCGATCCCCGGCGTGGCGGACGGCGTGTTCTTCCTGCCCGAGGAAGAGAGCGCGGGCGCCGTGGTGCGCCTCGCCGCGCTGGTGGTCGCGCCTAAACTTACGCGCACGACGCTGCTGGCGGCGCTGCGCCAACGTATCGACGCGGCCTTCCTGCCGCGCCCGCTGAAATTCGCGGCGGCGCTGCCGCGCAATACCACCGGCAAGCTGCCGCTGACCGCGCTGCGCGCCGCCTTGCACGAGCCTGCTACCGATGACTGA
- a CDS encoding alpha/beta fold hydrolase — translation MPLARLAPLLFAILVLSGCYGRLQRPIPSSHYSGQAAERSDTLLVMLPGIRDRMGDFDREGFIGVLRRHAIQADVISVASHAGYYFSGELVERLHDDIVLPARSQGYRSIWLVGISMGGMGCMLYAREHPQQLSGIVLIAPFLGRDDQLQALRERGLQDWLASPPPLLSIDRGSREAWQWIAYRAGSAQPALYLAYGRQDRYAADYRLLARIGTPTLVIDRDGEHDWATWRHLWRSLLQGPLGQVLGSQQVSPPVLTPGTRQAAALE, via the coding sequence ATGCCACTGGCCCGTCTCGCCCCGCTGCTGTTCGCCATTCTCGTCCTGAGCGGATGCTACGGGCGGCTGCAAAGGCCGATCCCGAGCAGTCACTACAGCGGCCAGGCCGCCGAGCGCAGCGACACGCTGTTGGTGATGCTGCCCGGCATTCGCGACCGAATGGGCGACTTCGACCGCGAGGGTTTCATCGGCGTGCTCAGGCGGCATGCGATCCAGGCCGACGTGATCAGCGTCGCCAGCCATGCCGGCTATTACTTCAGCGGCGAACTGGTCGAACGCCTCCACGATGACATCGTTCTTCCTGCGCGCAGCCAGGGTTACCGGAGTATCTGGCTGGTCGGCATTTCGATGGGCGGCATGGGCTGCATGCTGTATGCACGCGAGCATCCGCAGCAACTGAGCGGCATCGTGCTGATCGCCCCGTTTCTGGGGCGCGACGACCAGCTGCAGGCATTGCGCGAACGGGGACTGCAGGACTGGCTGGCGAGCCCGCCACCGCTGCTCTCTATCGACCGGGGAAGCCGCGAAGCGTGGCAATGGATCGCCTACCGTGCCGGCAGCGCTCAACCGGCCCTCTACCTCGCCTACGGCAGGCAGGACCGCTACGCGGCCGACTATCGATTGCTCGCGCGGATCGGCACCCCCACGCTGGTGATCGACCGGGACGGCGAGCACGACTGGGCCACCTGGCGGCATCTGTGGCGCAGCTTGCTGCAAGGCCCGCTCGGACAAGTCCTCGGCAGCCAGCAGGTCTCTCCTCCCGTGCTCACGCCCGGTACGCGGCAGGCGGCGGCTCTTGAATAA
- a CDS encoding acyl-CoA synthetase, whose amino-acid sequence MKAADAEWASRTERGSTFWLSVMRHLALRLGRAPARLLLYPITLYFLLFAGQAGAASRDYLTRLFGRPPRLVERWRHFFSFAATVLDRLYLLNDRDELFEIEIEGRELVEAAMARGDGVFLLGSHLGSFEALRAAGRWYSGLRVTLVMYPDNARQIHAALAAINPALQSTIVPLGQLDSMLAVQARLEAGDLVGMLGDRSPRQEAMARRPLLGGDAAFPLGPLRLAALMRRPVLFMCGLYLGGNRYRLHFSELADFAALERGSREAVVQAALSDYVARLEQQCRAAPYNWFNFYDFWADHAD is encoded by the coding sequence GTGAAAGCGGCTGACGCCGAGTGGGCGAGTCGCACCGAGCGCGGTTCGACCTTCTGGCTGTCCGTGATGCGCCATCTGGCGCTGCGCCTCGGGCGCGCGCCGGCGCGTCTCTTGCTCTACCCGATCACGCTGTATTTCCTGCTGTTCGCCGGCCAGGCCGGCGCGGCCTCGCGCGATTATCTGACCCGGCTGTTCGGCCGCCCGCCGCGCCTCGTCGAGCGCTGGCGGCATTTCTTCAGCTTCGCGGCTACCGTGCTCGACCGGCTCTACCTGCTGAACGACCGCGACGAGCTGTTCGAGATCGAGATCGAAGGGCGCGAGCTGGTCGAGGCGGCGATGGCGCGCGGCGACGGCGTGTTCCTGCTCGGCTCCCACCTGGGCAGTTTCGAGGCGTTGCGCGCCGCCGGGCGCTGGTATTCCGGGCTGCGCGTGACGCTGGTGATGTACCCGGACAACGCTCGGCAGATCCATGCCGCGCTCGCCGCGATCAACCCGGCCTTGCAGAGTACGATCGTGCCGCTCGGCCAACTCGATTCGATGCTGGCGGTCCAAGCCAGGCTGGAAGCCGGCGACCTGGTCGGCATGCTCGGCGACCGCAGCCCGCGCCAGGAAGCGATGGCGCGCCGACCCTTGCTCGGCGGCGACGCGGCATTCCCGCTCGGGCCGCTGCGGCTGGCCGCGCTGATGCGCCGCCCGGTGCTGTTCATGTGCGGACTCTATCTGGGCGGCAACCGCTACCGTCTGCACTTTTCCGAGCTCGCCGATTTTGCCGCGCTGGAGCGCGGCTCTCGCGAGGCGGTGGTGCAGGCGGCGCTGTCCGACTACGTGGCGCGGCTCGAACAACAATGCCGCGCGGCGCCGTACAACTGGTTCAATTTCTACGATTTCTGGGCTGACCATGCTGACTAA
- the lysA gene encoding diaminopimelate decarboxylase, which produces MIDYQNQTLAVDGVPLTKIAAEFGTPCYVYSEAALTAAFEDYRASFASLDPLICFAVKANSNLSILQHFARLGAGFDIVSGGELARVLAAGSPADKVVFSGVGKSEAEIEMALTAGIHCFNVESVNELARLDAVAGRLNKVAPVSLRVNPDVDAKTHPYISTGLKDNKFGIAFDQARATYHAAASLAHLKVVGIDCHIGSQLTDVTPLIDALDRLLALIDELASDGIVLEHVDIGGGLGIRYTDETPPDIAAYAAKVAERLAGRKLKLVMEPGRSLVGNAGVLLTRIEYLKLGEQKHFAVVDAAMNDLMRPSLYDAYHGIVPVEQKAGVATLTVDVVGPICESSDFLGKNRDLAIEQGDLLAVLSAGAYGSTMSSNYNTRSRAAEVLVENGQTRLIRRRETLDELLANERELLAD; this is translated from the coding sequence ATGATCGACTACCAGAACCAGACCCTCGCCGTCGACGGCGTGCCGCTGACAAAAATCGCCGCCGAGTTCGGCACCCCTTGCTACGTGTACTCCGAGGCCGCGCTGACCGCCGCGTTCGAGGACTACCGCGCGTCGTTCGCCAGCCTCGACCCGCTGATCTGCTTTGCCGTGAAGGCGAACTCCAACCTGTCGATCCTGCAGCACTTCGCGCGGCTCGGCGCCGGCTTCGACATCGTGTCGGGCGGCGAACTCGCGCGCGTGCTCGCCGCCGGCAGCCCGGCCGACAAGGTGGTGTTCTCCGGCGTCGGCAAGTCGGAAGCCGAGATCGAGATGGCGCTGACGGCCGGCATCCACTGCTTCAACGTCGAATCGGTGAACGAGCTGGCGCGCCTTGACGCCGTCGCCGGGCGCCTTAACAAGGTCGCGCCGGTCAGCCTGCGCGTGAATCCGGACGTCGACGCCAAGACCCATCCTTATATCTCGACGGGCCTGAAGGACAACAAGTTCGGCATCGCCTTCGACCAGGCGCGCGCGACCTACCACGCGGCGGCCTCGCTCGCTCACCTGAAGGTGGTCGGCATCGACTGCCACATCGGCTCGCAGCTGACCGACGTCACGCCGCTCATCGACGCGCTCGACCGGCTGTTGGCGCTGATCGACGAGCTCGCCTCCGACGGCATCGTGCTCGAACACGTCGACATCGGCGGCGGCCTCGGCATCCGCTACACCGACGAGACGCCGCCCGACATCGCCGCCTACGCGGCGAAGGTCGCCGAGCGCCTCGCCGGCCGCAAGCTCAAGCTGGTCATGGAACCGGGCCGCTCGCTGGTCGGCAACGCCGGCGTGCTCCTGACCCGGATCGAGTACCTGAAGCTCGGCGAACAGAAGCACTTCGCGGTGGTCGACGCGGCGATGAACGACCTGATGCGCCCGTCGCTGTACGACGCCTACCACGGCATCGTGCCGGTCGAACAGAAGGCCGGCGTGGCCACGCTGACGGTCGACGTGGTCGGCCCGATCTGCGAGTCCAGCGACTTCCTCGGCAAGAACCGCGACCTAGCGATCGAGCAGGGCGACCTGTTGGCGGTGCTGTCGGCCGGCGCTTACGGCTCGACGATGTCGAGCAACTACAACACGCGTTCGCGCGCCGCCGAGGTGCTGGTCGAAAACGGCCAGACGCGCCTGATCCGCCGCCGCGAGACGCTGGACGAGCTGCTCGCGAACGAACGCGAACTGCTGGCGGACTGA
- a CDS encoding LolA-related protein produces MLTKLRFLAVLLLLPLVGQAAEFDLNQLLVQLAQTRSARATFTEKQYIGLIDKPLESSGELAYAAPGRLEKRTLQPKAEALLLDGGTLTVERGNRRHVLKLQDYPEAAAFIDSIRATLAGDRRALETAYRTELDGRFERWTLQLTPLSNKMLAKVSRVRINGARTDLRQIEIVQTDGDRSVMSIDKAAQ; encoded by the coding sequence ATGCTGACTAAACTGCGTTTCCTGGCCGTCCTACTGCTGCTGCCGCTGGTGGGCCAGGCGGCCGAGTTCGACCTTAACCAACTGCTAGTCCAACTGGCGCAGACCCGGTCGGCGCGCGCCACCTTTACCGAGAAACAGTACATCGGCCTCATCGACAAGCCGCTGGAATCGTCCGGCGAGCTGGCCTACGCGGCTCCCGGCCGTCTGGAAAAACGCACGCTGCAGCCGAAGGCCGAGGCGCTGCTGCTCGACGGCGGCACGCTCACCGTCGAGCGCGGCAATCGCCGCCACGTGCTGAAGCTGCAGGACTACCCTGAGGCGGCCGCCTTCATCGACAGCATCCGCGCGACGCTGGCCGGCGATCGCCGCGCACTGGAAACGGCCTACCGCACCGAGCTGGACGGCCGCTTCGAGCGCTGGACGCTGCAGCTCACCCCGCTGTCGAACAAGATGCTCGCCAAGGTCAGCCGGGTGCGCATCAACGGGGCGCGCACCGATCTGCGCCAGATCGAGATCGTCCAGACCGACGGCGACCGTTCGGTGATGAGCATCGACAAGGCAGCACAGTGA